Genomic window (Blattabacterium cuenoti):
AAGCTATATGCATTGCCGTCGGAAAGGTATCATTAGATGATTGAGACATATTTACATCATCATTGGGATGAATAAAAGTTTGGGAGGTTCCTAGTTTTCCTCCCATTAAAACATGTACTCTATTAGAAATAACTTCATTTATATTCATATTTGTATGAGTGCCTGAACCTGTTTGCCATATCACTAAAGGAAATTGATCATTCAATTTTTCCTCTATAATTTCGTCACAAACTAGGGATATCATTTCTTTCTTTTTTTTAGATAAAAGACCTAAATTAAAGTTAACATGAGCGGCCGCTTTTTTTAACAAACCAAATGCATGAATTATTTCTATAGGCATAGAAGCTATCGGTCCAATTCTAAAGTGTTTTCTAGATCTTTCTGTTTGTGCCCCCCAATATTTATTGACAGGGACTTTAATAAGTCCTAAAGTATCTTTTTCTAATCTATATGTCATTTTCCTATTTTTTTACGAAATTATATAATAATTACAACTTATCTATGATTATTAAATTTATAGGATTTTTGTTTTTTTTACTTATAACTATATCTGGTTTTTGGTGTATATTTTTTTTATATTTTTTTAGCATTTACTGGATTATAAGTATATTAATTTACCGATTCAAAATATATTTTAAATATGATAAAAGAAAAAAAATATAGAATACTTAAAAATAAATATTTTTGGATTAGTGTTTCTTTTTTTATATGGATGTCTTTTTTTGATTCGAATTCTTTAATGTTACACTATAAATTAAAAAAAAATATTCAGGCAATGACATTTAATAGAGATTTTTTGAAAAAAAAAATTTTATTAGAAGAAACTAAATTAAAAAAATTAACTACAGATTCTAAGTATCTTGAAAAATTAGCAAGAGAAAAATTTTACATGAAAAAAGAAGATGAAGACTTATTCATTATATCCAGAAATGATAACAATAAAAATTTAACGCCCCATATAAATGAGTAGAATACTTAAATCTGAAGGAGATATCCCACTAATTCTTGAAGCTTGAGCTAATGATATTGGACGATAATAATCTAATTTTTCTCTTCCTTCAGAAGAAAGAGATTTAATTGATTTATAATCAAAATTATTTGGAATTTTAAGATTTTCTAATTTCAATAATTTTTTTGCGTTTTCTTTTTCTCTATCTATGTACCCTTTGTATTTTATCCTAATAGAAACTTGTTCCAATATTTCCTGTGAAAAATCATTTTTGTTAATTTCTTCCATCAAAAACGGAATGGACACAATGTCTTTAATATCAATTTCAGAACGAGATAAAATAGTTTCTATTTTTTTATCATGATGTATTTTAGGAGATTTTTTAGAATATAATACAGGATTTATAGTCTTTGGACTAAAATTTTTATTTTGAAAAAAATACATACATTTTTCTATTTTAGATCTTTTTTTATCTAGTAACATCATTTGTTTCGATGAAATTAAACCGATATCGTATCCTATAGGAGTTAATCTTTCATCCGCATTATCTTGTCGTAATAACATTCTATATTCAGCTCTTGAAGTGAACATTCTATAAGGTTCTTCTGTCCCTTTTGTAATTAAATCATCTATTAAAACTCCAATATAAGCTTGATTTCTTTTCAGAATAAATGGTTCTTTTTCACGAATTTTTAAATGAACATTAATTCCTGCCATTAATCCTTGTGCTGCAGCTTCTTCATATCCAGTTGTTCCATTAATTTGTCCAGCAAAAAAAAGGTTTTCTATAATTTTGCTTTCTAAAGTTGCCTTTAATTGTTCTGGGGGAAAATAATCGTATTCAATAGCATATCCAGGTTTTAATATCTTTACTTTTTCAAATCCTGAAATTTTTGTCAAAGATTGATATTGTATTTCTTCTGGAAAAGAAGTTGAGAACCCATTAACATATACTTCTACAGTATTCCATCCTTCTGGCTCAACAAAAACCGTATGTTCTTTTTTATCAGAAAATCGGAAAACTTTTTCTTCTATAGAAGGACAGTATCTAGGACTAACCCCTTTAATATCTCCTGCATAAATTGGAGAATAACTGAAATTATTACGTATAAAATCATGGACTTTTTGATTGGTATAAGTAATATAACATTTTCTTTGTTTTTTAAGTTTTTTGGTATTATAAAAAAAAGAAAATTTTTTTGGATCTATATCTCCATTTTGAGATTTCATTTTATCATAATTTAAAGAACGTCCATCTACCCTTGGCGACGTCCCTGTTTTCATTCTTCCAAATCTAAATCCAAAATTCTGAGTTAATTGTTCCGTGATCCCTCTTACTTCTTGTTCTGCCATTCTTCCTCCATTAATTTGTTTTTCTCCAATATGGATTTTTCCATTTAAAAAAGTCCCATTAGTAAGTATTACTGATTTTCCTTTTATTTTTAATCCAAAATAAGTTTTGACTCCAATAACTTGATATTGTTTTATTATTAAAGATGTTACTGTATCTTGGTATATATCTAATTGAGTGTTTTTTTCTATAAAAAGCCTCCAATTATAAGAAAATAATTTTCTATCACATTGAGCTCTTGGACTCCACATAGCAGGCCCTTTAGATTTATTGAGCATTCTAAATTGAATAGTACTATAATCTGCAATGATTCCAGAATAACCACCTAAAGCATCTATTTCTCTAATAATCTGCCCTTTAGCAATACCTCCTATAGCTGGATTACATGACATTTGACCTATAGTTTGAAAATTTGTAGTAATAAGTAAAGTTTTAGATCCCATATTTGAAGACGCAGAAGCGGCTTCAATACCTGCATGTCCCCCACCCACCACAATAACATCATACATATCTAGAAACATATTTTTTAATATTGAAATAAATTTAAATAAAACTCTTCTTTTTGTTTCATAATTTTCTTATCTATATCATTATGATCATTATATCCTAAAAAATGTAACAGAGCATGTATCATAACACGTTTCAATTCATACATAAAAAATTGATTCCATTGTTTAGCATTATCATAAACACGATCTACACTAATAAATATATCTCCAGATATATATTTACTGATAGAATAATTAAATGCAAGTACATCTGTATAAAAATTTTTTTTCAAATATTTTTTATTCATATCTAAAACAAAATTATCATGACAAAAAATATAATTAATATTTCCAACATACATCCCTTCATTATTTAATAAAATACAAATTTCTTTAATAAAAAAAGATTTTTTTTTAATCTGAAAATCAGAAATTTTATAAAAAAATTTAATCATTATAAAATAATATTTATTATTTTAAAAAAGTTTATTATTTAATAAAATTTTGATAAAACAAAAAATAATTCCTAATATATTCACTTTATTAAATTTATTTTGTGGATGTACATCTATAATATTTTTACAATCTAAAAATTTTAACTTTTCTGCTATTGCTACTTTATTTTCAATAATTTTTGATTTTTTGGATGGATTCTTTTCTAGATTGA
Coding sequences:
- a CDS encoding FtsB family cell division protein encodes the protein MIKEKKYRILKNKYFWISVSFFIWMSFFDSNSLMLHYKLKKNIQAMTFNRDFLKKKILLEETKLKKLTTDSKYLEKLAREKFYMKKEDEDLFIISRNDNNKNLTPHINE
- the mnmG gene encoding tRNA uridine-5-carboxymethylaminomethyl(34) synthesis enzyme MnmG, with translation MFLDMYDVIVVGGGHAGIEAASASSNMGSKTLLITTNFQTIGQMSCNPAIGGIAKGQIIREIDALGGYSGIIADYSTIQFRMLNKSKGPAMWSPRAQCDRKLFSYNWRLFIEKNTQLDIYQDTVTSLIIKQYQVIGVKTYFGLKIKGKSVILTNGTFLNGKIHIGEKQINGGRMAEQEVRGITEQLTQNFGFRFGRMKTGTSPRVDGRSLNYDKMKSQNGDIDPKKFSFFYNTKKLKKQRKCYITYTNQKVHDFIRNNFSYSPIYAGDIKGVSPRYCPSIEEKVFRFSDKKEHTVFVEPEGWNTVEVYVNGFSTSFPEEIQYQSLTKISGFEKVKILKPGYAIEYDYFPPEQLKATLESKIIENLFFAGQINGTTGYEEAAAQGLMAGINVHLKIREKEPFILKRNQAYIGVLIDDLITKGTEEPYRMFTSRAEYRMLLRQDNADERLTPIGYDIGLISSKQMMLLDKKRSKIEKCMYFFQNKNFSPKTINPVLYSKKSPKIHHDKKIETILSRSEIDIKDIVSIPFLMEEINKNDFSQEILEQVSIRIKYKGYIDREKENAKKLLKLENLKIPNNFDYKSIKSLSSEGREKLDYYRPISLAQASRISGISPSDLSILLIYMGR
- the ybeY gene encoding rRNA maturation RNase YbeY; protein product: MIKFFYKISDFQIKKKSFFIKEICILLNNEGMYVGNINYIFCHDNFVLDMNKKYLKKNFYTDVLAFNYSISKYISGDIFISVDRVYDNAKQWNQFFMYELKRVMIHALLHFLGYNDHNDIDKKIMKQKEEFYLNLFQY